A window of the Oncorhynchus kisutch isolate 150728-3 linkage group LG12, Okis_V2, whole genome shotgun sequence genome harbors these coding sequences:
- the LOC109900706 gene encoding tumor protein D53 homolog isoform X8 gives METRQQGLLDPEPVTEVDEEMVSDVDLNNTLTDEEREEILSELTKLEEDISTLRQVLASKEKHHSELKAKLGITPLIEFKQNFNRSWYDMQTSTAYKKTSETLSTAGQKTSAAFTTLGTAISRKFGDMRPRWEAKGVEGVLRRCCLQPLTPVPKKPPATTCPRAVIMRGPARPV, from the exons GTCTGTTGGACCCAGAGCCTGTAACAGAAGTAGATGAAGAGATGGTGTCAGATGTGGACCTTAACAACACTCTGActgatgaagagagggaggaaatatTGAGTGAACTCACAAAG TTAGAGGAAGACATCTCCACCCTGAGGCAAGTGTTGGCCTCCAAAGAGAAACACCACTCGGAGCTCAAAGCCAAACTGGGTATAACACCACTCATTGAGTTCAAACAGAACTTCAACAGGAGCTGGTATGACATGCAGACTTCCACTGC GTACAAAAAGACATCGGAGACGTTGAGCACGGCAGGTCAGAAAACGTCAGCAGCTTTCACCACACTGGGAACAGCCATCAGCAGGAAGTTTGGGGATATGAG ACCAAGGTGGGAAGCCAAGGGGGTGGAGGGAGTTTTGAGGAGGTGTTGTCTTCAGCCGCTCACGCCAGTGCCCAAGAAACCCCCAGCAACAACATGTCCGAGAGCAGTGATCATGAGAGGACCTGCTAGACCAGTCTGA
- the LOC109900706 gene encoding tumor protein D53 homolog isoform X7: METRQQGLLDPEPVTEVDEEMVSDVDLNNTLTDEEREEILSELTKLEEDISTLRQVLASKEKHHSELKAKLGITPLIEFKQNFNRSWYDMQTSTAYKKTSETLSTAGQKTSAAFTTLGTAISRKFGDMSRPRWEAKGVEGVLRRCCLQPLTPVPKKPPATTCPRAVIMRGPARPV, encoded by the exons GTCTGTTGGACCCAGAGCCTGTAACAGAAGTAGATGAAGAGATGGTGTCAGATGTGGACCTTAACAACACTCTGActgatgaagagagggaggaaatatTGAGTGAACTCACAAAG TTAGAGGAAGACATCTCCACCCTGAGGCAAGTGTTGGCCTCCAAAGAGAAACACCACTCGGAGCTCAAAGCCAAACTGGGTATAACACCACTCATTGAGTTCAAACAGAACTTCAACAGGAGCTGGTATGACATGCAGACTTCCACTGC GTACAAAAAGACATCGGAGACGTTGAGCACGGCAGGTCAGAAAACGTCAGCAGCTTTCACCACACTGGGAACAGCCATCAGCAGGAAGTTTGGGGATATGAG CAGACCAAGGTGGGAAGCCAAGGGGGTGGAGGGAGTTTTGAGGAGGTGTTGTCTTCAGCCGCTCACGCCAGTGCCCAAGAAACCCCCAGCAACAACATGTCCGAGAGCAGTGATCATGAGAGGACCTGCTAGACCAGTCTGA
- the LOC109900706 gene encoding tumor protein D53 homolog isoform X5 — METRQQERGQGHIRTGLLDPEPVTEVDEEMVSDVDLNNTLTDEEREEILSELTKLEEDISTLRQVLASKEKHHSELKAKLGITPLIEFKQNFNRSWYDMQTSTAYKKTSETLSTAGQKTSAAFTTLGTAISRKFGDMSRPRWEAKGVEGVLRRCCLQPLTPVPKKPPATTCPRAVIMRGPARPV; from the exons AAAGAGGACAAGGACATATCAGGACAG GTCTGTTGGACCCAGAGCCTGTAACAGAAGTAGATGAAGAGATGGTGTCAGATGTGGACCTTAACAACACTCTGActgatgaagagagggaggaaatatTGAGTGAACTCACAAAG TTAGAGGAAGACATCTCCACCCTGAGGCAAGTGTTGGCCTCCAAAGAGAAACACCACTCGGAGCTCAAAGCCAAACTGGGTATAACACCACTCATTGAGTTCAAACAGAACTTCAACAGGAGCTGGTATGACATGCAGACTTCCACTGC GTACAAAAAGACATCGGAGACGTTGAGCACGGCAGGTCAGAAAACGTCAGCAGCTTTCACCACACTGGGAACAGCCATCAGCAGGAAGTTTGGGGATATGAG CAGACCAAGGTGGGAAGCCAAGGGGGTGGAGGGAGTTTTGAGGAGGTGTTGTCTTCAGCCGCTCACGCCAGTGCCCAAGAAACCCCCAGCAACAACATGTCCGAGAGCAGTGATCATGAGAGGACCTGCTAGACCAGTCTGA
- the LOC109900706 gene encoding tumor protein D53 homolog isoform X6 — protein sequence METRQQERGQGHIRTGLLDPEPVTEVDEEMVSDVDLNNTLTDEEREEILSELTKLEEDISTLRQVLASKEKHHSELKAKLGITPLIEFKQNFNRSWYDMQTSTAYKKTSETLSTAGQKTSAAFTTLGTAISRKFGDMRPRWEAKGVEGVLRRCCLQPLTPVPKKPPATTCPRAVIMRGPARPV from the exons AAAGAGGACAAGGACATATCAGGACAG GTCTGTTGGACCCAGAGCCTGTAACAGAAGTAGATGAAGAGATGGTGTCAGATGTGGACCTTAACAACACTCTGActgatgaagagagggaggaaatatTGAGTGAACTCACAAAG TTAGAGGAAGACATCTCCACCCTGAGGCAAGTGTTGGCCTCCAAAGAGAAACACCACTCGGAGCTCAAAGCCAAACTGGGTATAACACCACTCATTGAGTTCAAACAGAACTTCAACAGGAGCTGGTATGACATGCAGACTTCCACTGC GTACAAAAAGACATCGGAGACGTTGAGCACGGCAGGTCAGAAAACGTCAGCAGCTTTCACCACACTGGGAACAGCCATCAGCAGGAAGTTTGGGGATATGAG ACCAAGGTGGGAAGCCAAGGGGGTGGAGGGAGTTTTGAGGAGGTGTTGTCTTCAGCCGCTCACGCCAGTGCCCAAGAAACCCCCAGCAACAACATGTCCGAGAGCAGTGATCATGAGAGGACCTGCTAGACCAGTCTGA
- the LOC109900706 gene encoding tumor protein D53 homolog isoform X4, with amino-acid sequence METRQQGLLDPEPVTEVDEEMVSDVDLNNTLTDEEREEILSELTKLEEDISTLRQVLASKEKHHSELKAKLGITPLIEFKQNFNRSWYDMQTSTAYKKTSETLSTAGQKTSAAFTTLGTAISRKFGDMRNSPSFKSFEEKVECTVSNIKTKVGSQGGGGSFEEVLSSAAHASAQETPSNNMSESSDHERTC; translated from the exons GTCTGTTGGACCCAGAGCCTGTAACAGAAGTAGATGAAGAGATGGTGTCAGATGTGGACCTTAACAACACTCTGActgatgaagagagggaggaaatatTGAGTGAACTCACAAAG TTAGAGGAAGACATCTCCACCCTGAGGCAAGTGTTGGCCTCCAAAGAGAAACACCACTCGGAGCTCAAAGCCAAACTGGGTATAACACCACTCATTGAGTTCAAACAGAACTTCAACAGGAGCTGGTATGACATGCAGACTTCCACTGC GTACAAAAAGACATCGGAGACGTTGAGCACGGCAGGTCAGAAAACGTCAGCAGCTTTCACCACACTGGGAACAGCCATCAGCAGGAAGTTTGGGGATATGAG GAACTCACCCAGTTTCAAGTCCTTTGAGGAGAAAGTTGAATGCACCGTTTCCAACATAAAG ACCAAGGTGGGAAGCCAAGGGGGTGGAGGGAGTTTTGAGGAGGTGTTGTCTTCAGCCGCTCACGCCAGTGCCCAAGAAACCCCCAGCAACAACATGTCCGAGAGCAGTGATCATGAGAGGACCTGCTAG
- the LOC109900706 gene encoding tumor protein D53 homolog isoform X9 translates to MVSDVDLNNTLTDEEREEILSELTKLEEDISTLRQVLASKEKHHSELKAKLGITPLIEFKQNFNRSWYDMQTSTAYKKTSETLSTAGQKTSAAFTTLGTAISRKFGDMRNSPSFKSFEEKVECTVSNIKQTKVGSQGGGGSFEEVLSSAAHASAQETPSNNMSESSDHERTC, encoded by the exons ATGGTGTCAGATGTGGACCTTAACAACACTCTGActgatgaagagagggaggaaatatTGAGTGAACTCACAAAG TTAGAGGAAGACATCTCCACCCTGAGGCAAGTGTTGGCCTCCAAAGAGAAACACCACTCGGAGCTCAAAGCCAAACTGGGTATAACACCACTCATTGAGTTCAAACAGAACTTCAACAGGAGCTGGTATGACATGCAGACTTCCACTGC GTACAAAAAGACATCGGAGACGTTGAGCACGGCAGGTCAGAAAACGTCAGCAGCTTTCACCACACTGGGAACAGCCATCAGCAGGAAGTTTGGGGATATGAG GAACTCACCCAGTTTCAAGTCCTTTGAGGAGAAAGTTGAATGCACCGTTTCCAACATAAAG CAGACCAAGGTGGGAAGCCAAGGGGGTGGAGGGAGTTTTGAGGAGGTGTTGTCTTCAGCCGCTCACGCCAGTGCCCAAGAAACCCCCAGCAACAACATGTCCGAGAGCAGTGATCATGAGAGGACCTGCTAG
- the LOC109900706 gene encoding tumor protein D53 homolog isoform X1, with protein sequence METRQQERGQGHIRTGLLDPEPVTEVDEEMVSDVDLNNTLTDEEREEILSELTKLEEDISTLRQVLASKEKHHSELKAKLGITPLIEFKQNFNRSWYDMQTSTAYKKTSETLSTAGQKTSAAFTTLGTAISRKFGDMRNSPSFKSFEEKVECTVSNIKQTKVGSQGGGGSFEEVLSSAAHASAQETPSNNMSESSDHERTC encoded by the exons AAAGAGGACAAGGACATATCAGGACAG GTCTGTTGGACCCAGAGCCTGTAACAGAAGTAGATGAAGAGATGGTGTCAGATGTGGACCTTAACAACACTCTGActgatgaagagagggaggaaatatTGAGTGAACTCACAAAG TTAGAGGAAGACATCTCCACCCTGAGGCAAGTGTTGGCCTCCAAAGAGAAACACCACTCGGAGCTCAAAGCCAAACTGGGTATAACACCACTCATTGAGTTCAAACAGAACTTCAACAGGAGCTGGTATGACATGCAGACTTCCACTGC GTACAAAAAGACATCGGAGACGTTGAGCACGGCAGGTCAGAAAACGTCAGCAGCTTTCACCACACTGGGAACAGCCATCAGCAGGAAGTTTGGGGATATGAG GAACTCACCCAGTTTCAAGTCCTTTGAGGAGAAAGTTGAATGCACCGTTTCCAACATAAAG CAGACCAAGGTGGGAAGCCAAGGGGGTGGAGGGAGTTTTGAGGAGGTGTTGTCTTCAGCCGCTCACGCCAGTGCCCAAGAAACCCCCAGCAACAACATGTCCGAGAGCAGTGATCATGAGAGGACCTGCTAG
- the LOC109900706 gene encoding tumor protein D53 homolog isoform X2 yields METRQQERGQGHIRTGLLDPEPVTEVDEEMVSDVDLNNTLTDEEREEILSELTKLEEDISTLRQVLASKEKHHSELKAKLGITPLIEFKQNFNRSWYDMQTSTAYKKTSETLSTAGQKTSAAFTTLGTAISRKFGDMRNSPSFKSFEEKVECTVSNIKTKVGSQGGGGSFEEVLSSAAHASAQETPSNNMSESSDHERTC; encoded by the exons AAAGAGGACAAGGACATATCAGGACAG GTCTGTTGGACCCAGAGCCTGTAACAGAAGTAGATGAAGAGATGGTGTCAGATGTGGACCTTAACAACACTCTGActgatgaagagagggaggaaatatTGAGTGAACTCACAAAG TTAGAGGAAGACATCTCCACCCTGAGGCAAGTGTTGGCCTCCAAAGAGAAACACCACTCGGAGCTCAAAGCCAAACTGGGTATAACACCACTCATTGAGTTCAAACAGAACTTCAACAGGAGCTGGTATGACATGCAGACTTCCACTGC GTACAAAAAGACATCGGAGACGTTGAGCACGGCAGGTCAGAAAACGTCAGCAGCTTTCACCACACTGGGAACAGCCATCAGCAGGAAGTTTGGGGATATGAG GAACTCACCCAGTTTCAAGTCCTTTGAGGAGAAAGTTGAATGCACCGTTTCCAACATAAAG ACCAAGGTGGGAAGCCAAGGGGGTGGAGGGAGTTTTGAGGAGGTGTTGTCTTCAGCCGCTCACGCCAGTGCCCAAGAAACCCCCAGCAACAACATGTCCGAGAGCAGTGATCATGAGAGGACCTGCTAG
- the LOC109900706 gene encoding tumor protein D53 homolog isoform X3, whose protein sequence is METRQQGLLDPEPVTEVDEEMVSDVDLNNTLTDEEREEILSELTKLEEDISTLRQVLASKEKHHSELKAKLGITPLIEFKQNFNRSWYDMQTSTAYKKTSETLSTAGQKTSAAFTTLGTAISRKFGDMRNSPSFKSFEEKVECTVSNIKQTKVGSQGGGGSFEEVLSSAAHASAQETPSNNMSESSDHERTC, encoded by the exons GTCTGTTGGACCCAGAGCCTGTAACAGAAGTAGATGAAGAGATGGTGTCAGATGTGGACCTTAACAACACTCTGActgatgaagagagggaggaaatatTGAGTGAACTCACAAAG TTAGAGGAAGACATCTCCACCCTGAGGCAAGTGTTGGCCTCCAAAGAGAAACACCACTCGGAGCTCAAAGCCAAACTGGGTATAACACCACTCATTGAGTTCAAACAGAACTTCAACAGGAGCTGGTATGACATGCAGACTTCCACTGC GTACAAAAAGACATCGGAGACGTTGAGCACGGCAGGTCAGAAAACGTCAGCAGCTTTCACCACACTGGGAACAGCCATCAGCAGGAAGTTTGGGGATATGAG GAACTCACCCAGTTTCAAGTCCTTTGAGGAGAAAGTTGAATGCACCGTTTCCAACATAAAG CAGACCAAGGTGGGAAGCCAAGGGGGTGGAGGGAGTTTTGAGGAGGTGTTGTCTTCAGCCGCTCACGCCAGTGCCCAAGAAACCCCCAGCAACAACATGTCCGAGAGCAGTGATCATGAGAGGACCTGCTAG